From a region of the Mycobacteroides saopaulense genome:
- a CDS encoding error-prone DNA polymerase — translation MGWSHGPPTWAEMERVLDGRLNPHAPPGDGGDGPAWSRKRLPYEPPTRERGRSTVPYAELHAHSAFSFLDGASLPEEMAQEAARLDLRGLAITDHNGFYGVVRFAEAAKELGLPTVFGAELSLGGQGNTEDSVHLLVLARGQEGYRRLSRQMAAAHLSGGTAKDRKGKPRYDLDVLAEAAGGHWHVLTGCRKGHVRRALAHGGPVAAKRALADLVDRFGADRVSVELSRHGHPDEDERNAELAVLAPGFGLGVIATTAAHFATPESGRLAMAMAAVRARKSLDDAAGWLAPMGGAHLRSGDEMARLFSHCPEVVTAAAELGEACAFDLRLIAPQLPPFDVPPGHTEDSWLRHLALEGAARRYGPRVGAEKAYAQIERELEIIAQLNFPGYFLVVHDITQFCRRSDILCQGRGSAANSAVCYALGVTNVDPVANGLLFERFLSSARDGPPDIDIDIESDEREQAIQYVYNKYGREYAAQVANVITYRGRMAVRDMAKALGFAQGQQDAWSKQLGHWGGTADAAEVDGIPPQVIDLAQQIKNFPRHMGIHSGGMVICDRPLADVVPVEWARKENRSVLQWDKDDCAAVGLVKFDLLGLGMLSALHYCIDLVREHKGIAVDLAHIDLKEEAVYEMLARADSVGVFQVESRAQMATLPRLKPKCFYDLVVEVALIRPGPIQGGSVHPYIRRYNKIDKDWKHDHPSMAAALDKTLGVPLFQEQLMQLAVDVAGFSPAESDQLRRAMGSKRSPERMERLRARFYEGMRDLHGITGELADRIYEKLYAFANFGFPESHAQSFASLVFYSSWFKLHHPAAFCAALLRAQPMGFYSPQSLVADARRHGVTVHGPDVNASLSYATLENAGLEVRIGLGAVRHIGDDLAKAIVEERKMHGPFASLLDLTGRIQLTTAQVEALATGGALSCFGMSRREALWVAGAAAAQRPDRLPGVGVSSRIPELPAMGEVTQAAADVWATGVTPDAYPTQFLRERLDELGVVPAKGLFDVPDGSRVLVAGAVTHRQRPATAAGVTFINLEDETGMVNVVCSVGLWARHRKLAVSAQALIIRGQVQNASGAISVVADQLRPLDLRIRSTSRDFR, via the coding sequence GTGGGTTGGTCGCATGGTCCCCCGACATGGGCGGAAATGGAGCGGGTGCTCGATGGGCGCCTCAATCCTCATGCCCCGCCGGGCGACGGTGGGGACGGTCCGGCGTGGAGTCGAAAGCGCCTGCCCTATGAGCCACCCACTCGGGAACGCGGACGGTCGACGGTGCCCTATGCGGAGTTACACGCGCATTCGGCGTTCAGTTTTCTCGACGGTGCCAGCCTGCCGGAGGAGATGGCGCAGGAGGCCGCGCGCCTGGATCTCAGGGGGCTGGCCATCACCGACCACAACGGTTTCTACGGGGTGGTCCGTTTCGCGGAAGCCGCCAAGGAACTCGGCCTGCCTACCGTGTTCGGGGCGGAGCTATCCCTTGGCGGGCAAGGCAACACGGAGGACTCGGTACATCTGCTGGTGTTGGCGCGCGGCCAGGAGGGGTATCGGAGGTTGTCGCGACAAATGGCGGCCGCGCACCTGTCGGGCGGAACCGCCAAAGATCGAAAGGGCAAGCCGCGCTACGACCTTGATGTGCTCGCCGAGGCGGCAGGAGGGCATTGGCACGTTTTGACGGGATGCCGCAAGGGGCACGTGCGACGGGCGCTTGCCCACGGCGGGCCCGTCGCGGCCAAGCGGGCGCTGGCGGATCTGGTCGACCGATTTGGTGCCGATCGCGTCAGCGTCGAGCTCAGCAGACATGGCCACCCGGACGAGGATGAGCGCAACGCAGAGCTTGCCGTGCTGGCTCCGGGGTTCGGTCTCGGCGTCATCGCCACCACGGCAGCGCATTTCGCCACACCCGAGAGCGGCCGCCTGGCCATGGCGATGGCGGCGGTGCGGGCACGCAAGAGCCTCGATGACGCGGCGGGCTGGCTGGCTCCGATGGGAGGGGCACATCTGCGTTCCGGCGATGAGATGGCGCGGTTGTTTTCTCACTGCCCAGAGGTGGTGACGGCAGCCGCTGAGCTGGGAGAGGCGTGCGCCTTCGACCTGCGGCTCATCGCTCCGCAGTTGCCGCCGTTCGATGTTCCGCCCGGTCACACCGAGGACAGCTGGTTGCGGCACCTGGCTCTGGAAGGTGCCGCACGCCGATACGGTCCCCGGGTGGGCGCGGAGAAAGCCTACGCTCAAATCGAGCGCGAGCTGGAAATCATTGCGCAGCTGAATTTTCCGGGCTACTTCCTGGTGGTGCACGACATCACCCAGTTCTGCCGTCGCAGCGACATCCTGTGCCAGGGGCGTGGCTCCGCCGCCAACTCGGCGGTCTGCTACGCGCTCGGTGTCACCAATGTGGACCCGGTGGCCAACGGGCTGTTGTTCGAGCGGTTCTTGTCGTCGGCTCGCGATGGGCCGCCGGACATCGACATCGATATCGAATCGGACGAGCGGGAACAGGCCATCCAGTACGTCTACAACAAGTACGGCCGTGAGTACGCGGCGCAGGTGGCCAACGTGATCACCTACCGTGGGCGAATGGCCGTGCGAGACATGGCCAAAGCCCTGGGGTTCGCGCAGGGGCAACAGGACGCTTGGAGCAAGCAGCTCGGGCACTGGGGCGGTACGGCCGATGCGGCGGAGGTCGACGGCATTCCGCCGCAGGTGATCGACCTGGCTCAGCAGATCAAGAATTTTCCCCGGCACATGGGCATCCATTCGGGTGGCATGGTCATCTGTGATCGCCCGCTGGCCGATGTGGTGCCTGTCGAATGGGCGCGCAAGGAGAACCGTAGCGTGCTGCAATGGGACAAGGACGATTGCGCGGCAGTGGGTTTGGTCAAGTTCGATCTGCTCGGGCTCGGCATGCTCTCGGCACTGCACTATTGCATCGACCTGGTCCGCGAGCACAAGGGCATCGCGGTAGACCTGGCTCACATCGACCTGAAGGAGGAGGCGGTCTACGAGATGCTGGCCCGTGCCGATTCGGTGGGGGTGTTCCAGGTGGAGTCGCGCGCTCAGATGGCCACGCTGCCCCGGTTGAAGCCCAAGTGTTTCTACGACTTGGTGGTGGAGGTGGCGTTGATCCGGCCCGGGCCCATCCAGGGCGGATCGGTGCATCCATACATACGGCGGTACAACAAGATCGACAAAGACTGGAAGCACGACCATCCCTCCATGGCGGCCGCGCTGGACAAGACCCTGGGGGTGCCGCTGTTTCAGGAGCAGCTGATGCAGCTCGCGGTGGATGTGGCCGGCTTCAGTCCCGCCGAATCCGATCAGCTGCGCCGGGCCATGGGGTCCAAACGCTCACCGGAACGGATGGAGCGCCTTCGGGCCAGGTTCTACGAGGGCATGCGGGACCTGCACGGCATCACCGGTGAGCTGGCCGATCGGATCTACGAAAAGCTCTACGCCTTTGCCAATTTCGGTTTCCCGGAGAGTCACGCGCAGAGCTTCGCCTCGCTGGTGTTCTATTCGTCCTGGTTCAAGCTGCATCATCCTGCCGCGTTCTGCGCGGCCCTGCTACGCGCACAGCCCATGGGCTTCTACTCGCCGCAGTCCCTGGTGGCCGATGCGCGTCGGCACGGTGTCACCGTGCACGGCCCCGATGTGAACGCCAGCCTGTCGTATGCGACGTTGGAGAACGCAGGGCTGGAGGTGCGGATCGGCCTGGGCGCCGTTCGCCATATCGGAGACGATCTGGCGAAGGCGATTGTCGAGGAACGAAAAATGCATGGTCCCTTCGCCTCCCTGCTCGACCTGACCGGCCGCATCCAGCTGACCACGGCACAGGTCGAGGCTCTGGCCACCGGAGGGGCGCTGAGCTGCTTCGGCATGTCGCGGCGTGAGGCGCTGTGGGTGGCGGGCGCTGCGGCCGCGCAACGCCCTGATCGACTGCCCGGAGTCGGGGTGTCCTCACGGATTCCGGAACTTCCGGCGATGGGTGAGGTGACACAGGCTGCCGCCGACGTGTGGGCCACCGGGGTCACCCCCGACGCGTACCCCACCCAGTTCCTTCGGGAGCGGCTCGACGAGTTGGGTGTTGTTCCGGCCAAGGGGCTCTTCGACGTTCCGGACGGGTCGCGGGTGTTGGTGGCGGGGGCGGTCACCCACCGTCAACGACCGGCCACGGCTGCCGGGGTAACGTTCATCAACCTTGAGGATGAGACGGGCATGGTGAACGTGGTGTGCTCGGTGGGCCTGTGGGCGCGCCACCGCAAGCTGGCGGTGAGCGCGCAGGCGTTGATCATCCGCGGCCAGGTCCAGAACGCCAGCGGCGCCATTTCCGTGGTGGCCGACCAGCTGCGGCCATTGGATCTTCGGATTCGGTCCACCTCGCGGGACTTCCGTTGA
- a CDS encoding alpha/beta hydrolase, with the protein MPHHGNYTPEKVTFPSHGEDIVGVVHRPHGDGPFPAVVLLGPYSFEKEQAPIHYATRLADEGFLALAFDPRTVGESGGTPRRLENPKMKNEDAVAAIDYLLTRDDVDASRVFGAGICQGGPEMLDIASYDDRIKAVAAVTGYYRDRETDLFMIAAGVSENPFDPATAPTTEQLEALLEARLERARDAKARYEDTGEVIYAPLVSPDLGDPVAGSDAGLPGPLVWSWYGSWTLKGWENRYAIMSDLDHFDYTTVPGAAALHKPALVVHSDTCMNPAAARRHFESIPTADKKLIWENGTNHFQYYDQPDIVDRTVGHIADWFNSHLA; encoded by the coding sequence ATGCCACACCACGGCAACTACACACCCGAAAAGGTCACCTTCCCCTCGCATGGCGAGGACATCGTCGGTGTCGTCCACCGCCCTCACGGCGACGGCCCCTTCCCTGCCGTTGTCCTGCTCGGCCCCTATTCGTTCGAGAAGGAACAAGCTCCGATCCACTACGCCACCCGGCTGGCCGACGAAGGCTTCCTGGCTCTGGCGTTCGACCCACGCACCGTGGGTGAGAGCGGCGGCACCCCACGGCGCCTCGAGAACCCGAAGATGAAGAACGAAGATGCCGTCGCCGCCATCGACTACCTACTGACGCGCGACGACGTCGACGCATCGCGCGTCTTCGGCGCAGGCATCTGCCAGGGCGGGCCCGAGATGTTGGACATCGCCTCGTACGACGACCGGATCAAGGCTGTCGCAGCGGTAACCGGCTACTACCGCGATCGCGAAACCGACCTGTTCATGATTGCCGCCGGTGTCAGCGAGAACCCGTTCGACCCGGCAACCGCGCCCACCACCGAACAGCTGGAAGCACTCCTGGAGGCCAGGCTTGAACGGGCCCGCGATGCCAAGGCACGCTATGAGGACACCGGCGAGGTCATCTACGCACCCTTGGTTTCCCCCGACCTCGGTGACCCGGTCGCCGGGTCCGACGCCGGGCTACCCGGACCGTTGGTGTGGAGCTGGTACGGATCCTGGACGCTCAAGGGCTGGGAAAACCGCTACGCCATCATGAGCGACCTGGACCATTTCGACTACACCACCGTGCCCGGCGCCGCCGCGCTGCACAAGCCCGCGCTGGTCGTCCACTCCGACACCTGCATGAACCCGGCAGCGGCACGACGGCACTTCGAATCGATTCCCACCGCCGACAAGAAGCTCATCTGGGAGAACGGCACCAACCACTTCCAGTACTACGACCAGCCCGACATCGTCGACCGCACCGTCGGCCATATCGCCGACTGGTTCAACAGCCACCTGGCCTGA
- a CDS encoding TetR family transcriptional regulator, giving the protein MEGYLYAHDMPPDASATKKRLLDAAFAEFAEHGLAGARVDRIGAAAEANKRLLYVYYTNKETLFDTVVAHSIQRMSDAVPFTPDDLPGYAGALFDHLIKHPEHLRLATWAQLERPLAGPAETAAYAAKVEAIAQTVPAADVEPADILALTLGLTTAWLGASPALRGLADSEPFSPERLSAHRAALIATVEALVGVAAR; this is encoded by the coding sequence GTGGAGGGCTACCTCTACGCTCATGACATGCCGCCCGATGCCTCCGCGACCAAGAAGCGGCTGCTCGATGCCGCGTTCGCGGAGTTCGCCGAGCACGGGCTGGCCGGGGCGCGCGTCGACCGGATCGGAGCGGCCGCGGAGGCCAACAAGCGTCTGCTGTACGTCTACTACACCAACAAGGAAACGCTGTTCGACACCGTCGTCGCGCATTCCATACAGCGAATGTCGGACGCCGTTCCGTTCACTCCCGACGATCTACCGGGATACGCGGGCGCCCTGTTCGACCACCTGATCAAGCATCCCGAACACCTGAGACTCGCCACCTGGGCCCAGCTGGAACGGCCCCTCGCAGGCCCCGCCGAGACCGCCGCCTACGCCGCCAAAGTCGAAGCCATCGCCCAGACCGTGCCGGCGGCCGATGTGGAGCCGGCCGATATTTTGGCCCTCACCCTCGGGCTGACCACCGCCTGGCTGGGCGCATCTCCGGCCCTGCGCGGCCTCGCCGACTCCGAGCCCTTCTCTCCCGAACGGCTGTCCGCTCATCGCGCCGCGCTCATCGCAACCGTCGAGGCCCTGGTCGGCGTCGCCGCACGATGA